The sequence below is a genomic window from Neodiprion pinetum isolate iyNeoPine1 chromosome 7, iyNeoPine1.2, whole genome shotgun sequence.
CAAGAGACTTCCTGAGTAGTTAAGACAATTTTTAAAGATTCAGTAGATTGTCTATCGTGGAGTTAGGATATATACGGAAGGTAAATCGATCATCTAAATAATTCCTCGACTTTGCATTAGATTTACACAGTCACCACAAAATTTAATATGACGAgcattttttgtattatgaATGTAAATATCTAGATGCTACTTTGACGTTCAGGTGATAATCCTCCAAAATTATTCACGAATTAGAAGTTTCAACTCATCATGCTTGATTGCAACCTCATGTTGTTACACATCCTGAGttctgataataaaaaaatattactcaTTGTAATAAGCATCCTTgattttaccattttatattttcggaTAGCCTATGAAGTTTCATTTAGTCATCAAGACCTTGTTATTGGAGTTTTCGATCAAGCTTGATTAATCGAAATTTCAAGTGCATAGTAAAGTCACAACCTATGTAttctaacaaaaaaaatttacgtcaaACTTGCTCCAATTTAGACcctttacaaaaaaaatctgtggAACATGATATGCAAATCCTTACGTAAAACCATGTGTTTTGCCTCTCATTTTCAAGGGTATCGCGGAATTCAGTAGTATCCATAATGTTCCCAGAATCATCGATCAATGTAGCCGAAAATTCATATGCAGCTGGGCAATCTTCTCTGGAGCAGTACCACTCGCTGACCTAATTTCAACAAACGATATCAAGAAACATTAGGAGAAacgagaattttgaaaatacagtCCGTTCCCGTAATAGTGCCACTCCTAATAGTGCCGCTTCCTATTATTCTTGCTCGAACGTAACTCCCACCACGGGTTCACTTCGGGTTTCATATTCGTCTCTCTCAATAGTGCCAAACGCTGGCTTAATGAAATAGCGTATAATTCTCTGctttatattcaaattatagtcattatttttttaataatctcATTTCCTCACAAAATGCATAATATAGTAATAAGatcattataaaaaaatgtcataaatttcgattataatcattaaaataataattgattttattcaaagaaaTAGAGATTATATACATTTGATGATTTTACTATATCGATGTGTATTTTTAACACATTTTATGGAATAAATGGGAATACGTGTGAAAAGTTTTcttaaaataacaaaatttagaaaaagacATTGCATTTAGAAAATCGAAGTAATCCATTTTTATATGATAaggaaaatgaatataaatatacacgagTAGTCACAGTTTACCCGGTGCGGCGGCACTATAACGAGAGCGCGACGAGAATTCCGACGGCGTGAACACGTGTCACTGGTGGGGGTACCTgagtttcaagaaaaatacTGCCCTACTTCCCCATCGCCGGCACTATTATGAGAGCGGACTGTAGATAAAAGGAATCTCAGAACTCACCATAATTGGcggttgaaatatttctagTAGTTGTGGTGGCACTCCCTCGGCAATCAAATCTATGGTTTGTTGCTTGCTACAATTATAGTAGGATGTAACAAAGCAATGTTGCTTCCCCTCAAAAATTGGCTCAGAAATGGGCAGCGGAGGGGCACCGATGGGAGGACATTCTACTCCCCAATTATCCCCATTTTCAGTTATTACCTTCCAATGCTTTCTTGGCCCATTTTTTCCCGAATGATTCTTGATTAAGTTTTTCTCCAAGAATTTTTTAGAGCAGATATTGTAGTAAAGCAACCAAGATGTTTCTTCATTGATGTCGAGATGTTGTCCGATTACAGCTTCCGCTTTCTTCCTCCATacataattttgcaaaaccaATTGCCACCGCTTGCAAACCAGTTGACAATTCAACAGTGTCTTATGATCGACGTGAAACAGTATCTCACTCAATAACTCTTCAGGTAAGTATCTGTCCGTTAATACCAAACCATTGTCGCTGTTCTCATCAAACTTGACTCGTGTTTCATACATCATGCTTTGAAGCTGACCCATTTTTGTGTATGTACTTGCCAAAGGTGTTTATTTATACTGAGAAAGCACGAAACTAtagtgtatataatataagagAATATGTTTATTGGCAAGGAAATTTATTTGGAGCTTGAGTTTCAAGACACGAGAAAACACAGCACCGAGTAAAAAACCAAGATTTATGAGTGGTAGGacattgaatataaataaattaacctACAATCTATCTCGTTAGTTATAAAAGAATCGTCGACGGTACCGTCGGAGTATTGATCGTGAATGATGTAAGTCCCTGACAGAATAGAAGAATGTTTACCGTTTATGATTCACATGTGCACATGTCGCAACGTCAATTTCGATGACCTAATACAGTCGTATGAGTAATCAATTGTTTGACGCGGAATTCTACCTCAGCCGATTATATTTATGCCTTTAATTCCTGTGTTATTGTCTTCAAGTTGGTTAAAGTATCATGACTATGCTTGATTTTTAAAtcttctcgtttttcgttattgaaagaaaagaatatcCAATATAAACCTGACTGGTTgctcataaattttttgagCAATCACATTAAGaccgtgttcgaaaattgactgacagtaccaGTGTTCCCAACCCGTCCGTGGGGGGCTATGTGACCAGGGCCGTAGCATTATAGTACCGAACAAAAACTTATAgtacttttttgaaaatgttaataatgcaataaaatcacggaatattatttttataagtatattatCCTTATCCATTACAATACGCGTGCGTACTTACATTTAATTGTACGAATGACCAGAAGGGacttatttgaattatttttgtacacaCTAGGAATGACGGCAGGAACTGGCGGGAAGCGGGAAACGGGGCGCTCAAATCAACACCAACGCGCCTGAGCCCGAACCGTGCATATCAGCGCCCTCCGCAATAATGtggttaaaattaaaaaccacgTTATGGTGAATGGCGCTGACAATTTTTTGCCTAGCACGAAAAGATTTGAATACGTTTCTTTAgaaaagtattaaaaatctttttttttcgaaaagtattaaAGAATTTTGTCCCGCCAGTTtttgtattacaaaaaaaaacttctttttatacaaatttccaaattataGTAGATTTCCGTCACATAATGAAAGTTCTATGTTACATAGTACGAAGTTCATATTTATGTGACATCTACTATAATTATGTGACGGTTGGGAACACTGGACAGTACTGTCCGCAATCTTTGGTCTCTTTTGTGCTGCCGAGTTCATGAACAGCTCTGTCTCTGTCTTGGGGAATTTTTAGTACTggcagtcaatttacgaacacggccTAAGAGTTCATCACTGGAGTTCATCGATTGATCGATCTTGGGCAACCCTGCAACCAATGACAATCGGTGTATTCATGTAGAACAGGCCCTTAATTCAGACCACTGATCTGTGCAATATCAGTGATTCAAGACGTTCAAGacttatttttcactcgtaAAAACGGCGCTAAGCGCCATCTAGATCGATCAGAAGgcaattttaaattgaaaatattttcgcgaATGTCAGAATCAGGCCGAAGATACCAGAGCTGTTAGATAAAAAGCGTATTATTTTAAGATTATAATTCGTAGCGTTTTGAACTGATTACGAAATATGCATCCAGTACAATATCTACGAAAATTAATGAGTTTCACTTCACATGTTTCATGTAATCAGTCGTGCAGTCGACTACCACCTATCACTACCTACCTTAGTTTTCTGTTCTCTGTCCCCAAACAAGGTAATGCAGAGTTCTTTCTCTGACGACTTTTCtacatttctttcaaaatctcaTTCTagcttgaataatttgatatttatgTTTTAAACAGCTATTTATCATCCCCGATCATATTGAGccgttgaaaattgtttctaATTAAAGTGAAGTGAGAACTGGATTGGAAACGCTAATGATCATTCGGTAATTACGTTGCCCAAGTTCCAAATGATGAATTGcagtgatttaaaaaaatgtcttgCAGTCTAATCCAGTTACTTGGGTTCCAAAAACCTCTCACAGATAAAAAGTACTCAAAAAATGGTCAACATACATTCAGCTCTGTAATCTATATATTAATCGAGACGGAAAGAATAATTTCAGATGAActaatataattataagtaAATTTGCATAGAAAACGAGGCTATGAATAGGAT
It includes:
- the LOC124223500 gene encoding F-box only protein 6-like isoform X2; this translates as MGQESIGSKQQTIDLIAEGVPPQLLEIFQPPIMVSEWYCSREDCPAAYEFSATLIDDSGNIMDTTEFRDTLENERQNTWFYIEHEFTNYGPGLRKVIFQHAGIDRRFWSGHYGSKMAGACVKVNLPKHKSMKIRETGDSQNG
- the LOC124223500 gene encoding F-box only protein 44-like isoform X1 produces the protein MGQLQSMMYETRVKFDENSDNGLVLTDRYLPEELLSEILFHVDHKTLLNCQLVCKRWQLVLQNYVWRKKAEAVIGQHLDINEETSWLLYYNICSKKFLEKNLIKNHSGKNGPRKHWKVITENGDNWGVECPPIGAPPLPISEPIFEGKQHCFVTSYYNCSKQQTIDLIAEGVPPQLLEIFQPPIMVSEWYCSREDCPAAYEFSATLIDDSGNIMDTTEFRDTLENERQNTWFYIEHEFTNYGPGLRKVIFQHAGIDRRFWSGHYGSKMAGACVKVNLPKHKSMKIRETGDSQNG